Proteins co-encoded in one Leptospira levettii genomic window:
- the dnaG gene encoding DNA primase, translated as MNPYQSFKERVRREVSIDSYINRFVPLRRMGRNLVGICPFHNEKTPSFNVNPEGGFYHCFGCKASGDLFRFVMDYQKVDFLKSLEILSEYSGIPLVERTKEEEESERKKEALYQISQKALEYFQKNLNTAAGELALKYLESRGLYSEDIKVFQIGFGLPGFGNLRGELLKTEAEIKLGEQLGLLKRQDQNKDPYDFFRNRIMFPVIDTRGRVVAFSGRILGDSEEAKYINSPNSLIYDKSRTFYNLNLAQDNIRKTREAVIVEGVFDAIGLFRRGIEFVVAPLGTGFTEGHVRILKNMADKVYLMMDSDKAGTKGAFRAVNLLSKEGVVVKVCHIPEGKDPFDYSLHHNKQEIRDLLEGAAPASQFMIREILGGAGPTSLAEEKQAGVKKLFEFLKPMEKETDKQVYLEEGARQLGLSFSSLFQDFRGKPGVTSTPAVVDTKKDRSIQKPGKPSPVLVCERKMIAMLIQNLELFSFADDLLSLEFRDEVSAFFWDYLYTKYLQNENLTAAEILSREEIPSEYLGLIAEHFSADVSVTPATFKAMFLYHADLLDDARMEELVKEMAKPDLTIEEKNNLLSELSLLKSEKNKRSVYLRTIQTLEV; from the coding sequence GTGAATCCTTACCAAAGTTTTAAAGAAAGAGTTCGCAGAGAAGTCTCCATTGACTCCTACATCAACCGTTTTGTTCCCTTACGCCGAATGGGTAGGAACCTAGTTGGTATTTGTCCTTTCCATAATGAAAAAACTCCCTCATTCAATGTAAACCCAGAAGGTGGTTTTTACCATTGTTTTGGTTGTAAGGCATCTGGTGATTTATTCCGTTTTGTGATGGATTACCAAAAGGTTGATTTTTTAAAATCACTCGAAATCCTTTCGGAATACTCTGGCATTCCCCTTGTCGAACGAACCAAAGAAGAGGAAGAGTCTGAGCGAAAAAAAGAAGCACTTTACCAAATTTCCCAAAAAGCTCTTGAATACTTCCAAAAAAATCTAAATACGGCTGCCGGCGAACTTGCATTAAAGTATTTGGAATCACGTGGGTTGTATAGTGAAGACATTAAAGTGTTTCAAATTGGATTTGGTCTTCCTGGATTTGGAAATTTGCGTGGTGAATTACTAAAAACAGAAGCCGAAATCAAATTAGGGGAACAGTTAGGTCTCCTCAAACGCCAAGACCAAAACAAAGACCCTTATGATTTTTTTCGCAATCGGATCATGTTCCCTGTCATTGATACCAGGGGAAGAGTGGTTGCCTTTTCGGGTAGGATCCTCGGAGATTCCGAAGAAGCCAAATACATCAATAGCCCTAACTCACTGATTTACGATAAAAGCCGTACGTTTTACAATTTAAATTTAGCCCAAGATAACATTCGAAAAACGAGGGAAGCCGTCATCGTAGAAGGTGTGTTTGACGCCATTGGACTCTTTCGAAGGGGAATCGAATTTGTTGTGGCTCCACTGGGTACGGGATTTACGGAAGGGCATGTTCGTATCTTAAAGAACATGGCAGACAAAGTGTATCTCATGATGGATTCTGATAAAGCGGGAACCAAAGGTGCATTCCGTGCGGTGAACCTTCTCTCCAAAGAAGGAGTGGTTGTCAAAGTATGCCATATCCCAGAAGGAAAAGATCCTTTTGATTATTCCCTCCATCATAACAAACAAGAAATCCGAGATTTACTCGAGGGTGCTGCACCTGCTTCTCAGTTTATGATCCGAGAGATCCTCGGTGGGGCCGGTCCCACATCTCTTGCAGAAGAAAAACAAGCTGGGGTGAAAAAACTTTTCGAATTCCTAAAACCTATGGAGAAGGAAACCGACAAACAGGTCTATTTAGAAGAGGGCGCACGCCAACTGGGGCTTTCGTTTTCTTCTCTTTTTCAGGACTTTCGTGGGAAACCAGGTGTAACTTCGACCCCTGCCGTTGTCGATACTAAGAAAGACCGTTCCATTCAAAAACCGGGGAAACCTTCTCCCGTTCTTGTCTGTGAACGGAAAATGATCGCCATGCTCATCCAAAACTTGGAGTTATTCAGTTTTGCTGATGATTTGTTGTCGCTCGAGTTTCGTGATGAGGTATCTGCCTTTTTTTGGGACTATTTATATACAAAGTATTTGCAGAATGAGAACCTAACGGCTGCAGAAATTCTTTCGAGGGAAGAAATTCCATCGGAATACCTGGGACTAATTGCTGAACATTTTTCGGCCGATGTATCAGTGACCCCAGCTACATTTAAAGCGATGTTTCTTTACCATGCGGATTTGTTGGATGACGCAAGGATGGAAGAACTTGTGAAAGAGATGGCCAAACCTGACTTAACGATTGAAGAAAAGAACAATCTACTGTCAGAACTTTCACTCCTTAAGAGTGAAAAAAATAAGAGATCTGTGTATCTCAGAACGATCCAAACGTTAGAAGTCTAA
- a CDS encoding GatB/YqeY domain-containing protein: MTLQETINSDLKTALKAKDEKVLGTLRLMKAEIQYELTKTGASELSDTAVMQILKSNYKRRKDTALEYDKANRPDLSSKEIEEAEIISRYIPKEVSEEEINKAVKEAVTQLGASGPQDMGKVMGNVMAKFKGQNIDGSKVSSLVKQALSAS, encoded by the coding sequence ATGACCCTGCAAGAGACGATCAATTCCGATCTAAAAACGGCGTTAAAAGCCAAGGATGAAAAAGTCCTCGGCACCTTACGTCTAATGAAAGCAGAAATTCAATATGAATTAACGAAAACTGGCGCTTCTGAACTTTCGGATACTGCAGTCATGCAGATCCTCAAATCCAATTACAAACGCCGTAAGGATACCGCTTTGGAATATGACAAAGCGAATCGTCCCGATCTGTCGAGTAAGGAAATTGAAGAAGCAGAAATCATCTCACGTTATATTCCAAAAGAAGTCTCCGAAGAAGAAATTAACAAAGCAGTAAAAGAAGCTGTAACCCAGTTAGGTGCAAGTGGACCTCAGGATATGGGAAAGGTGATGGGGAATGTAATGGCAAAATTTAAAGGACAAAATATAGACGGCTCCAAGGTATCCTCCCTCGTTAAACAAGCACTTAGCGCCAGTTAA
- the rpsU gene encoding 30S ribosomal protein S21 gives MTPQVGIYLKEGESIEAALRRFKRDCANAGIMSEIKRREYFEKPSVIKKKAVEAAKRKRDKKKRLFAKKDKL, from the coding sequence ATGACCCCACAAGTAGGGATTTATTTAAAAGAAGGGGAATCTATTGAGGCAGCGCTTCGTAGATTCAAAAGAGATTGTGCAAATGCTGGTATCATGAGCGAAATCAAACGCCGTGAATACTTTGAAAAGCCAAGTGTCATTAAGAAAAAAGCAGTGGAAGCTGCAAAACGCAAACGAGACAAAAAGAAAAGATTATTTGCTAAAAAAGATAAACTTTAA
- the fbp gene encoding class 1 fructose-bisphosphatase: protein MNATPKQKKLISLSQFILEEQLKIPHASGEFTALLSHLVYAAKIVGREVRKAGLLDDILGATEDTNVQGETQMKLDQYADNAFNQSLKICGHLCVLASEEHEAIIPIPGGYNIGKYTMAIDPLDGSSNIDTNVSIGTIFSIHQRLEPNSKEPGTEKDLLQKGHLQRCAGYIIYGSSTMLVLSTGKGVSGFTLDPSVGEFLLSHPNMQMPESGDIYSANEGNASYWSPEVQAYLQKIKSIEGGKKPKTARYIGSLVADFHRNLLKGGIFLYPNDTKSSKYPNGKLRLLYEAAPMAFIAEQAGGMAVTVKGERILDLTPKELHERTTLIIGSKREVEEFLTFVPK, encoded by the coding sequence GTGAACGCAACACCGAAACAAAAAAAACTCATTTCTCTCTCACAATTCATCTTAGAAGAGCAACTCAAAATCCCACACGCATCGGGAGAATTCACTGCCCTTCTCAGTCATTTGGTTTATGCGGCAAAAATTGTAGGCCGTGAAGTGAGAAAAGCGGGTCTCCTAGATGACATTTTGGGTGCCACGGAAGACACAAATGTCCAAGGCGAAACCCAGATGAAACTGGACCAATACGCGGACAATGCGTTTAACCAATCCTTAAAAATCTGTGGTCACCTTTGTGTACTCGCAAGCGAAGAACATGAAGCCATCATCCCCATCCCAGGAGGATACAATATTGGAAAGTACACAATGGCGATCGACCCACTCGATGGTTCTTCCAATATTGACACCAATGTCTCCATCGGAACGATTTTTTCCATCCACCAAAGATTAGAGCCTAATTCCAAAGAACCAGGAACCGAAAAAGACCTGCTCCAAAAAGGCCATTTGCAACGTTGTGCTGGTTATATCATTTATGGATCCTCTACCATGTTAGTTTTATCTACCGGCAAGGGAGTTTCTGGATTCACACTTGATCCAAGTGTGGGTGAATTTTTACTATCGCACCCAAACATGCAAATGCCAGAATCAGGGGATATTTATTCTGCCAATGAAGGGAACGCATCCTATTGGTCACCAGAAGTACAAGCCTACTTACAAAAAATCAAATCCATCGAAGGGGGAAAAAAACCAAAAACAGCACGTTACATTGGTTCCCTCGTGGCAGACTTCCATAGAAACCTTTTAAAAGGTGGGATTTTCCTCTATCCTAACGATACAAAATCCAGCAAATACCCAAATGGAAAATTGCGTTTGTTATATGAAGCAGCTCCCATGGCCTTTATTGCCGAACAAGCAGGTGGTATGGCAGTGACCGTGAAAGGAGAACGAATTTTGGACCTAACTCCTAAGGAACTCCATGAACGAACAACGCTCATCATTGGAAGCAAAAGAGAAGTAGAAGAATTCCTTACATTTGTTCCGAAATAA
- the pdhA gene encoding pyruvate dehydrogenase (acetyl-transferring) E1 component subunit alpha — protein MVSSIPKDSQSVSELQEFYRQMVLIRKFEEAAAKAYSVGKIGGFLHLYIGQEAVGVGSIASLTPHDYIVSTYRDHGHALARGLHPSPLMAELFGKATGVSKGNGGSMHFFDKNAHFMGGHGIVGGHISLAAGIAFASKYRKEDSVTICFFGEGAANIGSFHEGLNLAAIWKLPVVFICENNHYAMGTPEYRALAVKDVSVRAYAYDMARDHIEGDEVRKVRDHVKVAVDRARRGEGPTLIEVSTYRFRGHSMSDPAKYRTKEELDAYKKKDPLMRARHELELGGIKPEVLDKLEIDIQTQIDEAYAFAENSPEPPLSQLHKYVYAEDK, from the coding sequence TTGGTTTCTTCTATCCCCAAAGACTCACAATCTGTGAGCGAATTACAAGAGTTCTACAGACAAATGGTACTTATACGAAAGTTTGAAGAGGCTGCTGCGAAAGCATACAGTGTTGGAAAAATTGGTGGGTTTCTCCATTTGTACATTGGGCAAGAAGCAGTTGGTGTTGGTTCCATTGCTTCTCTCACTCCTCATGACTACATTGTCTCTACTTACCGCGACCATGGACATGCTCTTGCACGTGGTCTCCACCCGAGCCCACTCATGGCAGAACTTTTTGGAAAGGCAACTGGAGTCTCCAAAGGGAATGGAGGATCGATGCATTTTTTTGATAAAAATGCACATTTTATGGGCGGGCATGGAATTGTAGGTGGCCATATATCACTTGCTGCTGGCATTGCTTTTGCTTCCAAATACAGAAAAGAAGATTCTGTCACCATATGTTTTTTTGGTGAAGGAGCTGCTAATATTGGTTCTTTTCATGAAGGGCTAAACCTTGCTGCCATCTGGAAACTACCAGTTGTTTTCATTTGTGAGAACAACCATTATGCGATGGGAACACCCGAATACAGAGCCCTTGCTGTCAAAGATGTGTCAGTGAGAGCATACGCTTATGATATGGCGAGGGACCATATCGAAGGGGATGAAGTCAGAAAGGTGAGAGACCATGTAAAAGTCGCTGTAGACAGAGCTCGCAGAGGGGAAGGTCCAACACTCATCGAAGTATCCACCTACCGGTTTCGTGGTCACTCTATGTCAGACCCAGCCAAATACAGAACAAAAGAAGAATTAGATGCCTATAAAAAAAAGGACCCACTAATGCGTGCAAGACATGAACTTGAGTTAGGTGGAATTAAACCTGAAGTTTTGGACAAATTAGAAATCGATATCCAAACCCAAATTGATGAAGCATATGCCTTTGCGGAAAACTCTCCCGAACCACCCCTTTCCCAACTCCACAAGTATGTGTATGCGGAGGATAAATAA
- a CDS encoding pyruvate dehydrogenase complex E1 component subunit beta gives MAVLTYREALNRAMVEEMEKDPLIYLMGEEVGHYQGAYKVSQGMLDKFGEARVIDTPISENGFAGIGVGSAMVGLRPIIEFMTWNFSLVAIDQIINSAAKMNYMSGGQFPMPIVFRGAGGAGGRLGAQHSQAFESWYAHCPGLKVVCPATPKDAYGLLKSSIRDNNPTIFIESEVLYGSKGEVPEQEYTIPLGLGEIKRKGTDITIVTWSRALSFAEEAAVILEKEGISVEIVDLRSLRPLDENLIYESVKKTNRAIVVEEGWPVAGFGAQISHLIQKNVFSYLDHPVERVTQMDVPMSYAANLERMSLPNANRVADTIREMLR, from the coding sequence ATGGCAGTGTTAACCTATAGAGAAGCACTCAACCGTGCCATGGTGGAAGAAATGGAAAAAGATCCACTGATTTATCTGATGGGAGAAGAAGTGGGCCATTACCAAGGTGCCTATAAAGTTTCCCAAGGGATGCTCGATAAGTTTGGAGAGGCCCGAGTGATTGATACCCCCATTTCCGAAAATGGATTTGCAGGGATTGGAGTGGGATCGGCGATGGTAGGACTTAGGCCCATCATTGAATTTATGACTTGGAATTTTTCACTGGTTGCAATCGACCAAATCATTAACTCGGCAGCTAAGATGAATTATATGAGTGGTGGTCAATTTCCGATGCCTATCGTATTTCGCGGAGCTGGTGGTGCAGGAGGAAGGCTTGGGGCTCAACACTCACAAGCATTTGAATCCTGGTATGCCCACTGCCCTGGTCTTAAAGTTGTATGCCCAGCCACACCAAAAGATGCCTATGGTCTCCTCAAATCTTCGATCCGGGATAACAATCCAACCATCTTCATTGAATCAGAAGTTTTGTATGGTTCCAAAGGAGAAGTCCCTGAACAGGAATATACGATTCCCTTGGGACTTGGCGAAATCAAACGAAAAGGAACTGATATAACAATTGTTACCTGGTCAAGGGCTCTCAGTTTTGCAGAGGAAGCAGCAGTCATTTTAGAAAAAGAAGGAATCTCTGTGGAAATTGTGGATTTACGCAGTTTACGACCGTTAGATGAAAATCTAATTTACGAATCGGTCAAGAAAACAAACAGAGCCATTGTAGTTGAAGAAGGGTGGCCTGTTGCCGGTTTTGGTGCACAAATTTCTCACCTCATTCAAAAAAATGTTTTCTCATACCTAGACCACCCTGTCGAACGAGTCACACAAATGGATGTTCCGATGTCCTATGCTGCAAACCTAGAACGAATGAGTTTGCCGAATGCCAACCGAGTGGCAGATACCATCCGAGAGATGTTACGTTAA
- a CDS encoding pyruvate dehydrogenase complex dihydrolipoamide acetyltransferase, with product MAKIQEMTQLSPTMEEGTIVKWLKKEGDSVSPGDILAEVETDKAVMEMEAYDSGVILKIIQGEGTKLKVGEALAVIGKPGEDITSLLTNLPKKSPGSTQTTTSETPKEVVPSTPNVGTKETASKETSNLQTQAVPQSQTTTQVPTPTLPKETTNGTPSVPRGTLRVLASPLAKSIAIEHGIDLHKVIGTGPEGRITKKDVLDTLTQGIGTTSGGFDTQVSDEVISLNGMRKTIAKRLTESKQNLPHFYLNVDVNAKALENLRKEINDFQTAQNPESPTKVSLNDIIVKATASALKLHPKVNASFQGDSILQFGRIDVGIAVSIDGGLLTPVIRDANRKSIQQISIEVKELAKKARERKLKPEEFTNGTFTISNLGMYGISRFTAIINEPESAILAVGSVEDKPVVENGAVVVGRILSLTLSCDHRVIDGAVGAEFLKTLRSLLEKPNLLLAVG from the coding sequence GTGGCAAAAATACAAGAAATGACCCAATTATCCCCTACGATGGAAGAGGGAACCATTGTGAAATGGCTGAAAAAAGAAGGTGATTCCGTAAGCCCAGGTGACATCCTCGCGGAAGTGGAAACTGACAAAGCAGTGATGGAAATGGAAGCGTATGATTCAGGAGTGATTTTAAAAATCATCCAAGGAGAAGGCACCAAACTAAAAGTAGGTGAAGCCCTCGCCGTCATTGGAAAACCAGGAGAAGACATCACATCCCTACTCACAAACCTTCCGAAAAAATCTCCAGGTTCGACGCAAACCACAACGAGTGAAACTCCAAAAGAGGTGGTCCCTTCTACACCAAACGTTGGAACAAAAGAAACTGCTTCTAAGGAAACTTCCAATCTACAAACTCAAGCCGTTCCCCAAAGCCAAACTACGACCCAAGTTCCAACACCAACTCTCCCCAAAGAGACAACCAATGGAACTCCGTCTGTACCACGAGGAACACTTCGTGTCCTTGCTTCTCCTTTAGCAAAATCCATTGCCATCGAACATGGAATCGACTTACACAAAGTCATCGGAACTGGCCCCGAAGGAAGGATCACAAAAAAAGATGTCCTAGATACCTTAACACAAGGAATCGGAACAACTAGTGGTGGGTTTGATACACAAGTGAGTGATGAAGTGATCAGTTTGAATGGGATGCGTAAAACCATTGCCAAACGACTCACCGAATCCAAACAAAACCTTCCTCATTTTTATTTGAATGTTGATGTCAATGCGAAAGCACTTGAGAATTTGCGAAAAGAAATCAATGATTTCCAAACCGCACAAAACCCAGAATCACCTACTAAGGTGAGTTTGAATGACATCATAGTCAAAGCGACAGCTTCTGCCCTCAAACTCCATCCCAAAGTGAATGCAAGTTTCCAAGGAGATTCCATATTACAATTTGGTCGCATTGATGTGGGAATCGCTGTGTCCATTGATGGAGGCCTTTTAACACCTGTCATCCGTGACGCAAACAGAAAGTCCATCCAACAAATCTCAATTGAGGTGAAAGAACTCGCAAAAAAAGCAAGGGAAAGAAAGTTAAAACCAGAAGAGTTTACCAATGGTACTTTTACCATTTCCAATTTGGGTATGTATGGAATCAGTCGGTTTACAGCCATTATCAATGAACCAGAAAGTGCAATCCTTGCAGTTGGTTCTGTAGAGGATAAACCTGTTGTGGAAAACGGAGCTGTGGTTGTGGGAAGGATTCTTTCTCTCACACTCTCCTGCGATCACCGTGTGATCGATGGAGCTGTGGGAGCAGAGTTTTTAAAGACTTTAAGGAGTTTATTGGAAAAACCAAACCTTCTCCTTGCAGTCGGTTAA
- the fliG gene encoding flagellar motor switch protein FliG produces MKSENPTSATPGVRKAALLLLSLGKERAADVLRHLDDSMLEAVILEMSKIRSVSKEERETILKEFHHTIEDISESTSGGLSTAKSLLEHTVGSEKANVILKKIHKEETKNDFEFLNLVEPTVLQTMLATESPQIIAVTLSHLDPKKAADVLKLFPKPEQAKIAVRLATTSKTHPDVIQNIARILKKRYEERDKQEYSEAGGAHVLANILNFMEKGAEETILSELEESSPEVADQVREKLYTFEDILSLDNKEMRVLINRLADDTSISLAIRGAGDEIRKKFLNNMSQNRAEDILDILDMKPRVTLREINEARSKIVQVARVLEEENQILFKKDKEEYIE; encoded by the coding sequence ATGAAGTCTGAGAACCCAACCTCCGCCACTCCTGGCGTACGAAAAGCTGCCCTCCTCCTCCTATCCCTTGGCAAAGAAAGAGCTGCCGATGTTCTAAGACACCTAGACGATTCCATGTTAGAGGCCGTGATTTTGGAAATGTCCAAAATTAGGTCCGTTTCCAAGGAAGAAAGGGAAACCATTTTAAAAGAATTCCATCATACCATCGAAGACATTTCCGAATCCACTTCGGGTGGATTGTCAACGGCAAAATCCCTACTCGAACACACGGTGGGATCTGAAAAAGCCAATGTGATCCTAAAAAAGATCCACAAAGAAGAAACAAAGAATGATTTTGAATTTTTAAACTTAGTAGAACCGACTGTCTTACAAACGATGCTCGCGACAGAGTCACCACAAATCATAGCTGTTACCCTTTCGCACCTAGATCCCAAAAAAGCAGCTGACGTTTTGAAACTATTCCCGAAACCAGAACAAGCAAAAATTGCCGTTCGGCTTGCCACCACTTCGAAAACCCACCCTGATGTGATCCAAAACATTGCAAGGATCTTAAAAAAACGGTACGAAGAAAGAGACAAACAAGAGTACTCAGAAGCCGGTGGTGCTCACGTACTTGCAAACATCCTTAATTTTATGGAAAAGGGTGCAGAAGAAACCATCCTTTCTGAATTAGAAGAATCTTCACCGGAAGTGGCAGACCAAGTCCGCGAAAAATTATACACATTTGAAGACATTTTATCTCTCGATAACAAAGAGATGCGCGTACTCATCAATCGATTGGCGGATGATACATCCATCTCTCTTGCCATTCGTGGAGCTGGAGATGAAATCCGAAAAAAATTCCTAAACAATATGAGCCAAAACCGAGCGGAAGATATATTAGATATTTTAGATATGAAACCGCGAGTCACCTTACGAGAGATAAACGAAGCACGTAGTAAAATTGTTCAGGTTGCAAGAGTGTTAGAAGAGGAAAATCAAATCCTATTCAAAAAAGACAAAGAAGAATACATCGAATGA
- a CDS encoding CDP-alcohol phosphatidyltransferase family protein — protein MQIEEKKAKDLFQDRIFTLSNFLSIFRVLLLPFFFYSTYDYAKDPSNLSAFFASIGYALVAVITDYLDGLFARLLHQETTLGRYLDPVCDKLVTLGGLSVVTLHFDFPSWILIVYFIREVLGVWLGGFLYLKRGLQGRPNWWGKFGVGIVAVSVIWYMSLPYFHQFGAPYPFLLHPVISAYVLLFVLTAGVIAYVVRYWNIVLHPEAIELDPENKKQAKKYQKI, from the coding sequence ATGCAAATCGAAGAAAAAAAAGCCAAAGACCTTTTTCAGGATCGAATCTTCACTCTATCCAATTTTTTATCCATATTCCGTGTATTGTTATTACCATTTTTTTTCTATAGTACGTATGATTATGCGAAAGACCCATCGAACTTGAGTGCATTCTTTGCATCCATCGGTTATGCATTGGTGGCCGTTATCACTGATTATTTGGATGGACTCTTTGCAAGACTCTTACACCAAGAAACCACACTTGGTCGTTACCTAGATCCTGTTTGTGATAAACTGGTGACCTTAGGTGGACTTTCCGTAGTAACACTTCATTTTGATTTTCCCAGTTGGATCCTCATTGTTTATTTTATACGTGAGGTTTTAGGTGTTTGGCTAGGTGGGTTCTTGTATTTAAAACGTGGGCTCCAAGGAAGGCCGAATTGGTGGGGAAAATTTGGTGTGGGAATTGTTGCCGTCTCTGTGATTTGGTACATGTCACTTCCCTACTTCCACCAATTTGGTGCCCCTTATCCGTTTCTATTACACCCCGTGATTTCAGCTTATGTTTTACTTTTTGTACTCACAGCAGGTGTCATTGCTTATGTTGTTCGGTATTGGAATATTGTCCTACATCCAGAAGCAATCGAACTAGACCCAGAAAACAAAAAACAAGCGAAGAAATACCAAAAGATCTAA
- a CDS encoding SpoIIE family protein phosphatase encodes MSVKLQTTPGFEEMKHAYFPLVLSFCKRTLSVWIVNVLGPTDLFVMRHRILNGTLFAGLIAMLVGLGSEFFREGFEMGGLLALWAAFGFTILFYYLSRVKRYFQILIVPTFIISSLTACLQIKYSGGIVSANVMLLAPILVLNMLILGKKWDSVAILFFVSLLFVISEIQDGFPEWFSDYSSLKARSEDFLITAVSVLLLLGLMLRTLNRSYEDAILEVSRLKSQQDGDYYLTSLLTRPLSGIRNHSKSVSFLSYVKQKKSFHFKDREYELGGDICVTDQIVLRGRSYCVFANGDAMGKSMQGAGGVLVFGTAFRAFIERTNREGVLSTYYPERWLHTALNDLNNVFEGFDGSMSMSLLFGLVDEKNGYMYYINAEHPFPIRYREGKAQFLSEQATNFKLGMQTERAKIETCWIRPGDTIILGSDGRDDLDLGLDASQKRVINFDHTSILKQVEETKADVIALGFRLQSIGELTDDLSFLSIKFQPMEPPRRNFRSESIDKSIHLVEKNQNVEALHVLEGELEIENENPLFWKVLYQLYRKLGKFALAGHAAESFSNVHPSGLQMIWNGVIQYAKAGMIEEAIDLAERLYSRKPDVLPVLKVLIKLYQKSKRPERAKEVVSIYHKLKSSTN; translated from the coding sequence ATGTCGGTAAAATTGCAAACTACACCAGGTTTTGAAGAGATGAAACATGCGTATTTCCCATTAGTCCTTTCTTTCTGCAAACGAACGTTGTCCGTTTGGATCGTGAATGTCCTTGGTCCTACTGACCTATTTGTGATGCGCCACCGGATTTTGAATGGCACATTGTTTGCGGGACTCATAGCCATGTTAGTTGGACTTGGATCTGAGTTTTTCCGAGAAGGATTTGAAATGGGAGGATTACTTGCTTTATGGGCAGCATTTGGTTTTACCATTTTATTTTATTATTTGTCTCGGGTGAAACGTTACTTTCAAATTTTAATTGTCCCCACTTTCATCATCAGTTCTCTCACTGCCTGTTTACAAATTAAATACAGCGGTGGAATCGTCAGTGCCAATGTGATGTTACTTGCTCCTATCCTTGTTCTGAATATGTTAATTCTCGGCAAAAAATGGGATAGTGTTGCGATCCTTTTTTTTGTTTCACTCTTGTTTGTGATCAGTGAAATCCAAGATGGATTTCCTGAATGGTTTTCCGATTATTCTTCTTTAAAAGCAAGGAGTGAGGATTTCCTCATCACAGCAGTTTCTGTTTTATTATTGTTAGGACTCATGTTACGCACACTGAATCGTTCTTATGAAGATGCGATTTTGGAAGTAAGTCGATTGAAGTCACAACAAGACGGTGACTATTATCTCACTTCACTTCTCACACGTCCACTCTCAGGGATTCGCAATCACTCTAAATCAGTGTCTTTTTTATCCTATGTCAAACAGAAGAAATCTTTCCATTTTAAGGACCGAGAGTATGAATTGGGAGGGGATATTTGTGTTACTGACCAAATTGTTTTACGAGGGCGTAGTTATTGTGTGTTTGCGAACGGGGATGCGATGGGGAAATCCATGCAAGGAGCAGGTGGGGTCTTAGTATTTGGAACAGCCTTTCGTGCTTTCATCGAACGAACGAATCGAGAAGGGGTGTTATCCACTTACTATCCCGAACGTTGGTTACACACAGCACTCAATGATTTGAATAATGTTTTTGAAGGGTTTGATGGATCAATGTCAATGTCCTTACTTTTTGGACTTGTTGATGAAAAAAATGGATATATGTACTATATCAATGCAGAACATCCTTTTCCGATACGATACCGAGAGGGAAAAGCACAGTTCCTTTCCGAACAAGCCACAAATTTTAAATTAGGGATGCAAACGGAGAGAGCAAAGATTGAAACCTGTTGGATTCGACCAGGAGACACTATCATTTTAGGAAGTGATGGCAGAGATGATTTGGATTTGGGTTTGGATGCATCCCAAAAACGAGTCATCAATTTTGATCATACCTCTATCTTAAAACAAGTGGAAGAAACGAAAGCAGACGTCATTGCATTGGGATTCAGATTACAATCGATTGGTGAGTTAACAGATGATTTGTCCTTTCTTAGCATCAAATTCCAACCAATGGAACCCCCGAGAAGGAATTTTCGATCCGAATCAATCGACAAAAGCATCCATTTGGTAGAGAAAAACCAAAATGTAGAAGCATTACATGTTTTAGAGGGAGAGTTAGAGATTGAAAATGAAAATCCCTTATTTTGGAAAGTATTGTACCAATTGTATCGTAAATTAGGTAAGTTTGCCTTGGCGGGACATGCTGCAGAATCTTTTTCGAATGTCCATCCATCAGGTTTACAGATGATTTGGAATGGTGTCATTCAATATGCGAAAGCCGGTATGATAGAAGAAGCCATCGATTTAGCAGAGAGACTTTATAGTCGAAAACCAGATGTTTTACCTGTATTAAAAGTCCTAATCAAATTGTACCAAAAATCAAAACGTCCTGAACGTGCTAAGGAAGTTGTGTCGATTTACCATAAGTTGAAATCATCTACAAATTGA